In Rhodamnia argentea isolate NSW1041297 chromosome 4, ASM2092103v1, whole genome shotgun sequence, the following proteins share a genomic window:
- the LOC115750800 gene encoding stemmadenine O-acetyltransferase-like: MAMKVEVVSTETIKPSSPTPSHLRNFKLCLLDQLAPPFYVPLILFYSCPDDKVALNSASVTGNLRTSLSQALSLFYPLGGRVKGNAAIDCNDEGALYLEAKAHFELSEVLSNPDINQLLQFLPFPTYRVTPNIEEQFILGVQANFFNCGGIGIGICISHKIADAASLSAFLTAWSEIALNGIDGKASLITPFLKASELFQPKDINIKMPSWVISNEKLSTKRFRFNGESLSHLRARFGSASPTAVEAVTALIWKTAMETARKRPERNENYPLSSAATHVVNIRSRVRPQPLPENALGNLWQITAAPVMDANKGAELQDFAGILRKSIRAIDGEYLSMLQGDRGLAMAYESLMAAPKLAASSAGKMELYRFSSWARFPFYKVDFCFGRPAWVCTTSFPTQNMVFLLGTRCGDGIEAWITLTEHDMIEFERNDELLQFVSSP, encoded by the coding sequence ATGGCCATGAAAGTCGAGGTTGTCTCCACAGAGACCATCAAGCCTTCCTCTCCAACTCCATCTCACCTCAGGAACTTCAAGCTCTGTCTCCTTGACCAGCTGGCCCCTCCGTTTTACGTTCCGCTGATCCTGTTCTACTCCTGTCCCGATGACAAGGTGGCGTTAAACTCTGCCTCGGTCACAGGAAACTTGAGAACTTCGCTCTCCCAGGCGCTTTCCCTCTTCTACCCTCTAGGCGGAAGGGTGAAAGGCAACGCCGCCATCGACTGCAATGACGAGGGGGCGCTCTATTTGGAGGCAAAAGCTCACTTCGAGTTGTCTGAAGTCCTGTCAAACCCAGACATCAATCAGCTGCTGCAATTCCTCCCGTTCCCTACATACAGAGTCACTCCCAACATTGAGGAACAGTTCATTCTAGGGGTCCAAGCCAACTTTTTCAACTGTGGCGGCATTGGGATCGGCATCTGCATCTCTCACAAGATTGCTGATGCCGCGTCGCTCTCTGCTTTTCTCACCGCATGGTCAGAAATTGCCCTCAATGGCATTGACGGCAAAGCCAGCCTCATCACTCCCTTCTTGAAAGCATCTGAGCTCTTCCAACCAAAGGACATAAACATCAAAATGCCATCTTGGGTCATCAGCAATGAGAAGCTTTCAACCAAGAGGTTTCGATTCAACGGTGAGAGCTTGTCCCACCTCAGGGCCAGGTTCGGCAGTGCCTCTCCTACTGCCGTCGAGGCTGTGACTGCCCTCATATGGAAAACCGCCATGGAGACTGCGAGGAAGAGGCCCGAGAGGAACGAGAACTATCCCCTGTCATCTGCAGCAACACACGTGGTAAACATCAGAAGCAGGGTGAGGCCACAGCCATTGCCTGAGAATGCCTTGGGCAATCTGTGGCAAATCACTGCTGCACCAGTGATGGATGCAAACAAGGGAGCTGAATTGCAGGACTTTGCAGGCATTCTCAGAAAATCAATTAGGGCAATTGATGGTGAATATTTGAGCATGCTTCAAGGGGATAGGGGATTGGCCATGGCCTACGAGAGCCTCATGGCGGCACCGAAGCTGGCAGCGTCGTCTGCGGGAAAGATGGAGCTCTACAGGTTCAGCAGCTGGGCGAGGTTTCCTTTCTACAAAGTGGATTTCTGCTTCGGAAGGCCCGCTTGGGTGTGCACCACCAGTTTTCCGACTCAAAACATGGTGTTTTTACTGGGAACAAGGTGCGGGGATGGGATCGAAGCTTGGATCACATTGACCGAGCATGACATGATCGAGTTCGAGCGTAACGATGAGTTGCTACAGTTTGTTTCGAGCCCTTGA